From one Caldithrix abyssi DSM 13497 genomic stretch:
- a CDS encoding O-antigen ligase family protein: MILPALKKTRLDILKHFIVFHVVYLLERIELFYLFLVISFFFAQTKFPFAEAFTVIKWGVLLAFVAVHLITIGLRIKDKDVITSKIFWPLGIFIFYLFINSLLSINIVVSISRTLILLVSFVLWFFILPNYFRKKEQILKLFNYLFYFFAVVLVLNIALTILVPSVFFRIGIYIRYAGITENANTLGMYSVASVIFILYKFKTGSGFEKVLSVLMFLLVLINFILTVSRSSMLAAFVIIIIFTYYYYRKLFYTGIVLGAMAIGILFMFPILLDLLRLASNPLSYREQLFELAILKWKEDIFFGQGYGTTLIITSKLFTLLQKGFNLLIVGKHFGNMFIELLCETGIIGVALFLPIIGMLYKQQKELNKIVSGDLKILTVLYKGLFFGFLIQNLFESALLAPGNGVAFLFWSFSGLLLSIKYISLVENKPKTV; this comes from the coding sequence ATGATACTTCCGGCATTGAAAAAGACGCGCTTAGATATTTTAAAACACTTTATCGTCTTTCATGTTGTTTATTTACTCGAGAGAATCGAATTATTTTATCTTTTTTTGGTAATTTCATTTTTTTTTGCGCAAACTAAATTTCCGTTTGCAGAGGCTTTTACTGTAATTAAATGGGGCGTGTTGTTGGCCTTTGTTGCCGTCCATTTAATCACCATAGGCTTAAGGATAAAAGATAAAGATGTTATTACCAGCAAAATATTCTGGCCATTAGGAATATTTATTTTTTATCTGTTTATTAATTCATTGCTTTCCATCAATATTGTTGTAAGTATATCGCGAACGTTGATTTTGTTGGTATCATTTGTGCTGTGGTTTTTTATTTTACCTAATTATTTCAGAAAAAAGGAGCAAATTCTAAAATTATTTAACTATCTGTTCTATTTTTTTGCAGTCGTTTTAGTTTTAAATATTGCCTTAACCATTCTTGTGCCATCTGTCTTTTTCAGAATAGGGATTTATATTCGCTATGCAGGAATAACCGAAAATGCCAACACACTCGGGATGTATTCGGTGGCCTCTGTAATATTTATTCTTTATAAATTTAAAACCGGCTCAGGATTCGAAAAGGTTTTGAGCGTTCTAATGTTTTTATTAGTCCTGATAAATTTCATCTTAACGGTTTCGCGTTCGAGCATGTTAGCCGCCTTTGTTATCATCATAATCTTTACTTATTATTATTACAGGAAACTGTTTTATACGGGAATCGTTCTTGGTGCAATGGCAATTGGCATCCTGTTTATGTTTCCCATATTGTTGGATTTGTTAAGGTTGGCCAGCAATCCGCTTTCTTATCGTGAGCAATTGTTCGAACTGGCAATCTTAAAATGGAAAGAGGATATTTTTTTTGGACAGGGTTACGGCACAACATTAATTATAACTTCAAAGCTCTTTACGTTATTGCAAAAGGGCTTCAATTTATTGATTGTGGGTAAACATTTTGGCAATATGTTTATAGAATTGTTGTGTGAAACTGGGATTATTGGCGTTGCGTTGTTTTTGCCGATTATAGGAATGCTTTATAAACAACAGAAAGAATTAAATAAAATCGTTTCAGGTGATTTAAAGATTTTAACCGTTCTTTATAAAGGATTATTCTTTGGCTTTCTGATCCAGAACCTGTTCGAAAGCGCCCTGTTGGCTCCCGGGAATGGTGTTGCATTTTTATTTTGGAGCTTTAGTGGGTTGTTGTTAAGTATAAAATATATATCACTAGTTGAAAATAAACCGAAAACGGTATGA
- a CDS encoding Gfo/Idh/MocA family protein — protein sequence MDYLKQKTIIKIKKIARYLRLYGVKRTWIKVQGQLHLKRTYATLPERSTKFSPKQKVALIGCGNFAFTTLAYYLRNRFGNVIGAAMDINLNRAASLAQYYKVPFFTDDFEEVLNNDQIEMLYIASDHASHAEYAIKALEKGKHVYIEKPHVVSEIQLERLMEQIKKEKAKVFLGFNRPSSHLGQLVFKYLNEQPGTGIYNWFVVGHKLEEDHWYLRPEEGGRVLGNLCHWTDFLLYLIPEEQIYPIEINPTRGNKADIDIAVTFKFGEGSIGAITFSEKGDSFEGVREKFNAQKGDCILSLNDFQSLVVDIKEKKVKHSQFYRDQGHRSNVINAYLSVFKNEDYDFKKNSRHILNSAWVFLKTKEALEKNERLIINQ from the coding sequence ATGGATTACCTGAAGCAAAAAACGATCATTAAAATAAAGAAGATTGCCAGATATTTAAGATTATATGGTGTTAAAAGAACCTGGATTAAAGTGCAGGGCCAACTTCATTTAAAAAGAACTTACGCGACTTTACCAGAACGTTCCACGAAATTTAGCCCGAAACAAAAAGTAGCGCTTATCGGTTGCGGTAACTTTGCTTTTACCACGCTGGCTTATTACCTGAGAAATCGATTCGGAAACGTGATAGGCGCCGCGATGGATATTAACCTTAATAGGGCGGCTTCACTGGCTCAGTATTATAAAGTCCCTTTTTTTACGGATGATTTTGAAGAAGTTCTGAATAATGATCAAATAGAAATGTTGTATATTGCTTCTGATCACGCCAGCCATGCGGAATATGCCATAAAAGCGCTGGAAAAAGGAAAACATGTTTATATTGAAAAACCGCATGTGGTTAGTGAAATTCAACTTGAACGATTAATGGAACAAATTAAAAAAGAAAAAGCGAAGGTTTTTTTGGGCTTTAACAGGCCCTCGAGTCATTTGGGACAGCTTGTTTTTAAATACTTAAACGAACAACCGGGAACAGGGATTTACAACTGGTTTGTCGTCGGTCATAAATTGGAGGAAGATCACTGGTATTTGAGGCCGGAAGAAGGCGGAAGAGTTCTGGGCAATTTGTGCCACTGGACGGACTTTTTACTCTACCTAATCCCCGAGGAGCAAATTTATCCGATAGAGATAAATCCAACGCGCGGGAATAAAGCGGATATTGATATTGCCGTAACGTTTAAATTTGGCGAAGGCAGCATTGGCGCCATTACGTTTTCAGAAAAAGGCGACTCGTTTGAAGGCGTTAGAGAAAAATTCAACGCGCAAAAAGGCGATTGTATTCTGTCATTAAACGACTTTCAATCTTTAGTAGTGGATATAAAGGAAAAAAAGGTTAAACATTCGCAGTTTTATCGCGATCAGGGACACCGAAGTAATGTGATTAACGCCTATTTAAGTGTATTTAAAAACGAGGATTACGATTTTAAAAAAAATTCCAGGCATATCTTAAACAGCGCCTGGGTGTTTTTAAAAACCAAGGAGGCGCTGGAGAAAAACGAACGACTGATTATCAACCAATAA
- a CDS encoding GumC family protein, with product MKKEESIWYKFLISIKKYYKNLFIFNFTVVLLAVIISFIVPKWYKASTTILPTVNNSGGLGALSMLGDLGGLASGFLGGASSDINRYLAILKSRSLREKVIKKYNLIKEYGCENMEEALREFDDNMEVEVGDEMQIKISFLDKNQDRVAQMTNYIVQCLDSANISLSIQEAKNNREFIRSRLQVAIDSLLILQEQLKNFMEKNGVLDIENQVIIGLQNIGELQAEMLQKQIELEIAKKQLSKNNSILRKLSTELAAIKEQYKKFFYDSVSQDRLVPPLSKVPELSIQFIWLKKQIEYYEKVLEFLGPQYEQAKIQEAKTIPTLQILDYAVRPEKKHIPKRWLIVLIAMILSSTLSVYYVYWKEYIYNRYFT from the coding sequence ATGAAGAAAGAAGAATCTATTTGGTATAAATTTTTAATATCCATCAAAAAATATTATAAAAATCTTTTCATATTCAATTTCACCGTGGTTTTACTGGCGGTGATTATTTCTTTTATTGTTCCCAAATGGTATAAAGCCTCTACGACGATTCTTCCGACCGTTAACAATAGCGGCGGCCTTGGCGCCTTAAGTATGCTTGGCGATCTTGGCGGGCTTGCTTCAGGATTTTTAGGCGGCGCTTCATCAGACATCAACCGATATCTTGCCATTCTTAAGAGCCGTAGTTTGCGTGAAAAAGTCATCAAAAAATATAATTTGATCAAGGAATACGGTTGTGAGAATATGGAGGAGGCGCTCAGGGAGTTTGATGACAATATGGAAGTCGAAGTTGGCGATGAGATGCAGATAAAAATATCATTTCTTGATAAAAATCAGGATCGAGTTGCTCAGATGACAAATTATATTGTCCAGTGTCTGGATAGCGCCAATATTAGTTTGAGCATTCAGGAAGCAAAAAACAATAGAGAATTTATCCGTTCGCGCTTGCAGGTTGCCATCGATAGTCTCTTGATATTGCAGGAACAGCTCAAAAACTTTATGGAAAAAAACGGTGTTCTGGATATTGAAAATCAGGTAATCATTGGTTTGCAAAATATCGGAGAATTGCAGGCCGAAATGCTGCAAAAGCAAATAGAGTTGGAAATTGCTAAAAAGCAATTGAGCAAAAATAATAGCATTTTGCGAAAGCTAAGTACCGAATTGGCGGCTATCAAAGAGCAATATAAAAAATTCTTTTACGATTCTGTTTCGCAAGATCGGCTGGTTCCGCCATTGAGTAAAGTCCCCGAGCTTTCCATCCAATTTATCTGGCTTAAAAAGCAGATAGAATATTATGAAAAGGTGCTTGAATTTTTAGGACCTCAGTACGAACAGGCAAAAATTCAGGAAGCCAAAACCATACCAACCCTGCAAATATTGGATTATGCCGTCCGGCCGGAAAAAAAGCATATTCCTAAAAGATGGCTTATTGTGTTAATTGCCATGATTCTTAGTTCCACCTTAAGCGTTTATTATGTGTATTGGAAAGAATATATCTATAACAGGTATTTCACGTAA
- the wecB gene encoding non-hydrolyzing UDP-N-acetylglucosamine 2-epimerase translates to MIKVINVVGARPNFMKIAPIQREMSKYSNIKPVLVHTGQHYDKRMSKFFFNDLQLPEPDIYLGVGSGTHAEQTAKIMTHFEKILNEEKPDLVLVVGDVNSTAACSLVAAKMNTKIAHVEAGLRSFDRTMPEEINRLVTDVLSDLLFVTEKSGLENLKREGIADHKVHFVGHVMIDSLIYFKPKADQSAILDELNLTPGEYGVITLHRPSNVDNKQNFEKLLNAFAQIEQRLPLIFPIHPRSQKMIDQFGLREKVEKMSNLRLLDPLGYLDFMKLLHNAKLVLTDSGGIQEETTFLGIPCITMRENTERPITVEIGTNVLVGTDTQRIVLEAEKILDGNAKKGQIPELWDGHAAERIVKIINEELS, encoded by the coding sequence TTGATTAAAGTAATTAACGTGGTCGGCGCCAGACCCAATTTTATGAAAATAGCTCCCATCCAGCGTGAGATGTCAAAATATTCAAATATCAAACCCGTTCTTGTTCACACCGGTCAACATTACGACAAACGGATGTCTAAATTTTTCTTTAATGATCTGCAACTGCCGGAGCCCGATATTTACCTGGGCGTGGGTTCCGGAACCCATGCGGAACAGACGGCGAAAATCATGACGCACTTCGAAAAAATCCTCAATGAGGAGAAGCCGGACCTTGTGCTGGTTGTGGGCGATGTCAATTCCACCGCTGCCTGCAGCCTGGTCGCCGCTAAAATGAATACTAAAATCGCTCATGTGGAGGCGGGCTTGCGCTCGTTCGACCGCACCATGCCCGAGGAGATCAATCGCCTGGTGACGGATGTGCTTTCCGACCTTTTATTTGTTACGGAAAAAAGCGGTCTGGAAAATTTAAAGCGCGAAGGCATTGCCGATCATAAGGTGCATTTTGTCGGCCATGTAATGATCGATTCATTGATTTACTTTAAGCCCAAAGCCGATCAATCTGCCATTCTGGATGAACTGAACTTAACGCCCGGCGAATACGGCGTGATCACTCTGCATCGTCCGAGCAACGTGGACAATAAACAGAATTTCGAAAAACTATTGAATGCCTTTGCGCAAATTGAGCAACGCCTGCCGCTGATCTTTCCCATTCATCCCCGTTCGCAAAAAATGATCGATCAATTTGGGCTGAGGGAAAAAGTGGAAAAGATGTCCAACTTGCGATTGTTGGATCCGCTCGGTTATCTGGATTTTATGAAGCTATTGCATAACGCAAAGCTTGTTTTAACCGATTCTGGCGGCATCCAGGAAGAAACCACGTTTCTTGGAATCCCCTGCATCACCATGCGTGAAAACACCGAACGTCCCATCACGGTTGAAATTGGCACCAATGTTCTGGTGGGCACCGATACACAGCGCATTGTTTTAGAGGCGGAAAAAATACTTGACGGTAATGCAAAAAAAGGGCAAATTCCTGAATTATGGGACGGCCATGCGGCTGAGAGGATTGTGAAAATAATCAATGAGGAGTTAAGTTGA
- the rnc gene encoding ribonuclease III: MIKRLLKRFVVRAKDDELPIPVTEIERKIDYQFKDKILLLKAFKHRSYLNMTHESALESNERLEFLGDAVLDLIIAEHLFHNFPNKNEGELSKKRSVLVSRQVLAQITEEIGLGEYLLLDKGEEKTGGRKRLNNLANLFESVLGAIYLDGGLTAARNFVNHFILRKREDLLKVKRYHNYKSELLEKAQSKGWGNPVYQIVHESGPDHNKQFVVRVNVNNRWLAKGVGSSKKKAEQLAARNALKKLGNNRNNSARTKTQKQRDMS, encoded by the coding sequence ATGATAAAAAGACTGCTGAAGCGATTTGTAGTTCGAGCAAAAGATGACGAACTTCCTATTCCTGTGACGGAAATTGAACGGAAAATAGATTATCAATTTAAAGATAAAATCCTACTGTTAAAAGCATTTAAGCACCGTTCATATCTCAATATGACTCATGAGAGCGCCCTTGAATCTAACGAACGGTTGGAGTTTTTAGGCGACGCTGTTCTGGATTTGATCATTGCCGAGCATTTGTTTCATAATTTTCCGAATAAAAATGAGGGCGAGCTCTCTAAAAAGCGTTCTGTGCTTGTTTCCAGACAGGTGTTGGCTCAGATTACCGAAGAAATTGGCCTGGGTGAATATTTGCTTCTGGATAAAGGCGAAGAAAAAACCGGAGGCCGGAAACGGCTTAACAATCTTGCCAATTTGTTCGAATCGGTTCTGGGCGCCATTTACCTGGATGGCGGCCTGACGGCGGCGCGCAATTTTGTAAACCATTTCATCCTCAGAAAACGTGAAGATTTATTGAAAGTCAAACGTTATCATAATTACAAATCTGAATTGCTGGAAAAAGCGCAGAGTAAGGGGTGGGGCAATCCCGTCTATCAAATTGTACATGAGAGCGGCCCGGATCATAATAAACAATTTGTGGTGCGAGTAAACGTCAATAATCGCTGGCTGGCCAAAGGAGTCGGCTCCAGCAAAAAGAAGGCCGAACAACTGGCCGCGCGCAATGCGCTAAAAAAATTAGGAAACAATCGTAATAATTCTGCCAGAACAAAAACTCAAAAACAAAGGGATATGTCTTGA
- a CDS encoding glycosyltransferase family 4 protein: MKNPKITVLILTPYFLPGYKAGGPIQSLRNLISHLSNRINFKIITPDHDLGEKKAYSGITSDRWNRVYGVDVFYLSDKNMTLPKIGHLIKNTNHDVRYYNSFFYPYLTIYPLLLEKMRRIPRMPSILAPRGEMAPRALQLNKSKKKIFLGVARLLNLYSNLNWQVSSKHEKEQLRKILSVNSNRIEIIPNLPPKLDFDVKPRKSSKESGKVRLVFISRIAPIKNLSGALTLLKKVRGQVTFDIYGPKEDRTYFDLCMRLKKELPNNILINYHGPVSHDQVATVLQQYDFLFFPSKDENFGHIILEAFLSGTPVIISDRTPWLELDKYQAGWAIELEDRQRFAEVLNYCVKMNTSEHQKLCEGAMNVALNYLNDGRIVEKTFEMFARLAR; encoded by the coding sequence ATGAAAAACCCTAAAATTACCGTTTTAATTTTAACACCCTATTTTTTACCGGGATATAAGGCCGGAGGTCCGATCCAGAGTTTACGAAATCTGATATCGCATCTATCAAATAGGATAAACTTCAAGATCATAACGCCCGATCATGACCTGGGAGAAAAAAAGGCCTATTCAGGAATTACCAGTGATCGCTGGAACCGTGTTTATGGAGTTGATGTTTTCTATCTTTCCGATAAAAATATGACTTTGCCTAAAATTGGCCATTTAATAAAAAATACGAATCATGATGTCCGCTATTACAATAGTTTTTTTTATCCATATTTGACGATTTATCCCCTGTTGCTAGAAAAGATGCGAAGGATACCGCGTATGCCTTCTATTCTGGCGCCCAGAGGAGAAATGGCGCCGCGAGCGTTACAACTAAATAAAAGTAAAAAAAAAATATTTTTAGGTGTGGCGCGTCTATTAAATCTCTATTCCAATTTAAACTGGCAGGTTTCCAGCAAACACGAAAAAGAGCAATTACGTAAAATATTGAGTGTGAATAGTAACCGAATAGAGATTATTCCCAACCTCCCGCCCAAGCTTGATTTTGATGTAAAACCACGAAAATCTTCAAAAGAAAGCGGTAAGGTGCGCCTTGTTTTTATAAGCAGAATTGCGCCCATAAAAAATTTATCCGGGGCTTTAACGTTGTTGAAAAAGGTGCGGGGGCAGGTGACGTTCGATATTTACGGGCCTAAAGAAGACCGGACATATTTTGATTTGTGTATGCGTTTAAAAAAAGAACTTCCGAATAACATTCTGATAAATTATCACGGACCGGTTAGTCATGATCAGGTAGCAACCGTATTGCAGCAATATGATTTTCTCTTTTTCCCAAGCAAAGATGAGAATTTTGGACATATTATTTTAGAAGCATTTCTTTCTGGAACCCCTGTAATCATTAGCGATCGGACACCCTGGTTGGAGCTGGATAAATATCAGGCCGGCTGGGCAATCGAATTGGAAGATAGACAAAGATTTGCAGAAGTGTTGAATTATTGCGTAAAAATGAACACCAGCGAACATCAAAAGCTTTGTGAAGGGGCGATGAACGTTGCGTTGAACTATTTGAATGATGGGCGTATTGTAGAAAAAACGTTTGAAATGTTCGCCAGATTAGCAAGATGA
- a CDS encoding polysaccharide biosynthesis/export family protein, translating to MKTVLSIFFIIWILSSGFAQDIPTLQENILLDRENPKYQTSLEKFYKQRSITRTISPQVLEAEIEDSLYMVGPGDQLGIHVFGEIEIDFLVTVSPEGVVVIPTIGTLNIGKLSLKEAKEKLKDFINTNYHASTIHIDLISMRKFRVYLVGEVANPGTYFAQATDRVSDIIEVGGGLKDWADETNIQIHHRNGRVDTLDILRFYAFGDKDNNPTVDGGDVIYVPAIDLNSPHVIVEWNKEEINETMNTEQFLFQTKYKRKIYRIINNETLIEFLERIAILDNQVELEHIIVKRAGEEISVDLFDEYNKEDKFILKKGDALIVPDIVDKVYVQGEVLNPGAYPYQVNLTANDYIGMSGILEKSKTGSSILVIRAKSGKVLKGGNVIVNKGDIVVVPRKTRESIRDYLSILTPMVSIIISTYSLYLTISKK from the coding sequence TTGAAAACCGTTTTGAGTATTTTTTTTATTATCTGGATCCTTTCATCCGGTTTTGCTCAGGATATTCCAACCCTTCAAGAAAACATCCTTTTAGATCGCGAAAATCCTAAATATCAAACATCGCTGGAAAAATTTTACAAACAGCGTTCGATAACACGCACGATTTCTCCTCAGGTGCTGGAGGCCGAAATCGAAGATAGCCTGTATATGGTTGGTCCTGGAGATCAACTGGGCATCCATGTTTTTGGTGAAATCGAAATTGATTTTCTTGTAACCGTATCGCCGGAAGGCGTGGTTGTAATTCCTACCATTGGAACGCTTAATATTGGAAAATTGTCTCTAAAAGAAGCGAAAGAAAAGCTAAAAGACTTTATTAACACAAATTACCACGCTTCGACCATTCATATCGACTTAATATCCATGCGCAAATTTCGTGTTTATTTAGTGGGCGAGGTCGCAAATCCCGGAACTTATTTTGCCCAGGCCACAGACCGTGTGAGCGATATTATTGAAGTCGGCGGAGGTCTGAAAGATTGGGCCGATGAAACCAATATCCAGATTCATCACAGGAATGGTAGAGTAGATACCCTGGATATTTTGAGATTTTATGCCTTTGGTGATAAAGATAATAACCCAACGGTTGACGGCGGCGATGTGATTTATGTTCCTGCCATTGATTTAAACAGCCCCCACGTAATTGTTGAATGGAATAAAGAAGAAATAAATGAAACAATGAATACCGAACAGTTTCTCTTTCAAACGAAGTATAAAAGGAAAATTTATCGTATCATTAATAACGAAACCTTAATCGAATTTCTGGAAAGAATTGCCATTTTAGACAATCAGGTAGAATTAGAGCACATAATCGTTAAAAGAGCCGGCGAAGAAATTTCTGTTGATCTTTTTGATGAGTACAATAAAGAAGATAAATTTATTTTGAAAAAGGGCGATGCGCTCATTGTTCCGGATATCGTTGATAAAGTGTATGTGCAGGGCGAAGTGCTGAATCCCGGCGCCTATCCATACCAGGTCAATTTAACAGCTAATGACTACATCGGCATGTCGGGTATTTTGGAAAAATCCAAAACTGGCAGCAGTATCCTTGTAATAAGAGCTAAGAGCGGAAAGGTCTTAAAGGGCGGTAATGTTATTGTCAATAAAGGCGACATTGTGGTCGTTCCGCGCAAGACGCGTGAATCCATCCGTGATTATCTCAGTATTCTTACGCCAATGGTTAGTATTATTATCTCTACTTATAGTTTATATCTTACAATATCAAAGAAATAA
- the murJ gene encoding murein biosynthesis integral membrane protein MurJ yields the protein MKKNIPTLFKSIGYVTIGTILGKISGFLKHYLVVYSFGLTEYADAFFVANIIPEMLVNILISGLLAGAFIPVASEVLAIEGKKRFSDFISSLFIFVGILSLIFSMLLFFIPDLIAKVLAPGYTVNQLKIVSNLLRYFSPGIIFLGLAAILAGILQSLEDFRIVSFGLLIYNVTFIGSLLIFSPRYHVLSAGLGISLGAFFWFGSHFLFTYRMMKWKPAFSAVVAYLKKTAKLAVPSLLIITISNMVLLVEKNFASRFVAGTISELNLAFRLSHLFLIVLILPLSTVLLPRMTKYFSQKQYDKIKATIQSVMQIITAILILFFIFFVYNAHFVTKMTYFFLHVDSKNLLLISEYALWYAVSFIGLFYYMFLLRVFYSMQQIWEIVKANLIGMAFYLIFLSILIPKLEVYAFPIAYSIYAIVTTIYLALYLNFKLFPRSNILGQNKIFYVASIFYVLIAINVKIFWGAKNGVLEDILFSLIFLSFYIYFLLRKKVFNW from the coding sequence ATGAAAAAAAATATCCCTACGCTCTTCAAGTCAATTGGGTATGTTACGATAGGCACCATTTTAGGGAAGATATCCGGTTTTTTAAAACATTATTTAGTCGTTTATAGCTTTGGTCTCACCGAATATGCCGATGCCTTTTTTGTCGCCAATATCATACCGGAAATGCTGGTCAATATTCTCATTTCAGGACTGTTAGCGGGCGCGTTTATTCCTGTGGCGAGCGAAGTGTTAGCCATAGAAGGGAAAAAGCGTTTTAGTGATTTTATCAGTTCGCTGTTTATCTTTGTCGGAATACTCAGCTTGATTTTTAGTATGTTGTTATTCTTTATACCAGATTTAATTGCGAAAGTTTTAGCTCCGGGTTACACCGTTAATCAATTGAAAATAGTTAGCAATCTTTTAAGATATTTTTCACCTGGAATTATATTTTTGGGTCTGGCAGCCATTCTGGCCGGCATTCTTCAATCTTTAGAGGATTTTCGAATAGTTTCTTTCGGACTTTTAATCTACAATGTAACATTTATTGGCTCATTACTAATATTCAGCCCTCGATACCATGTGCTATCTGCAGGGCTGGGGATATCGCTCGGGGCGTTCTTCTGGTTTGGATCTCATTTTCTTTTTACCTACAGGATGATGAAATGGAAGCCAGCATTTAGTGCCGTTGTCGCTTACCTGAAAAAAACGGCCAAACTGGCAGTGCCGTCTCTTTTAATCATAACCATATCCAATATGGTATTGCTTGTAGAGAAAAATTTTGCTTCCAGGTTTGTAGCCGGCACAATAAGCGAATTGAATCTGGCCTTTCGCCTGTCTCATCTTTTTTTGATTGTTTTAATTTTACCGTTGAGTACGGTGCTTTTGCCAAGGATGACCAAATATTTTTCTCAAAAGCAATATGATAAAATTAAAGCAACCATTCAAAGTGTCATGCAGATAATAACCGCAATTTTAATCTTATTTTTTATCTTTTTTGTCTATAATGCTCATTTTGTCACTAAAATGACCTATTTTTTCTTACATGTCGATAGTAAGAACCTACTTTTAATCTCTGAGTATGCCTTGTGGTACGCAGTTTCGTTTATCGGACTTTTTTACTATATGTTTTTATTGAGAGTATTTTATTCGATGCAACAAATTTGGGAAATCGTAAAAGCCAATTTAATCGGCATGGCGTTTTATCTGATCTTTTTATCTATTTTAATACCAAAACTCGAAGTGTATGCGTTTCCCATTGCCTATTCGATTTATGCCATAGTAACGACTATCTATTTGGCTTTGTATTTGAATTTCAAACTCTTTCCCCGGAGTAATATTTTAGGGCAAAATAAAATTTTTTATGTGGCAAGCATATTCTACGTTCTGATTGCGATTAATGTTAAAATATTCTGGGGAGCAAAAAATGGCGTTTTAGAAGATATTTTATTTTCTTTAATATTTTTAAGTTTTTATATTTATTTCTTGTTGAGGAAAAAAGTATTTAATTGGTAA